One part of the Parambassis ranga chromosome 8, fParRan2.1, whole genome shotgun sequence genome encodes these proteins:
- the prrg2 gene encoding transmembrane gamma-carboxyglutamic acid protein 2, with translation MAGSSAVWITLLPLLQLTHCSVIYRHVPGQPVVVDEETAASFLSRSLLYNSWDFELVTPGDLERECKEELCSYEEAREIFEDDSLTAAFWDKYSHQENVPRVDVSGLVAGILAFLVIAVIATVLGIYCYKAKKKGGRRSAQAPVRMAADGRPAPETVPLSGIPGAGLPSYNEALTRSGQHDAPPPPYSGGAPSEPANPGDNE, from the exons ATGGCAGGCTCGTCAGCGGTGTGGATCACTCTGTTGCCCTTGCTGCAGCTGACCCACTGCTCTGTCATCTACAGACATGTTCCAG GACAGCCTGTGGTGGTGGATGAGGAGACGGCGGCGTCCTTCCTGTCCCGCTCACTGCTCTACAACAGTTGGGACTTTGAGCTGGTTACGCCTGGCGATCTGGAGAGAGAGTGCAAGGAAGAGCTGTGCAGCTACGAGGAGGCCAGAGAAATATTTGAGGATGACTCTCTGACG GCAGCATTTTGGGACAAATACAGCCATCAAG AGAATGTGCCCAGAGTGGATGTGTCAGGTCTGGTAGCAGGGATTCTGGCTTTTTTAGTCATTGCTGTTATTGCCACTGTGCTGGGAATCTACTGTTACAAAGCCAAGAAGAAGGGTGGACGGAGGTCGGCCCA AGCTCCGGTGAGAATGGCAGCAGACGGGCGACCAGCCCCAGAGACAGTGCCCCTTTCTGGGATCCCTGGCGCCGGTCTACCTAGCTACAATGAGGCCCTGACTCGCAGTGGGCAGCATGATGCCCCACCTCCACCTTATTCAGG GGGGGCGCCGTCAGAGCCTGCGAATCCAGGAGACAACGAATGA
- the rras gene encoding ras-related protein R-Ras, whose protein sequence is MSGEEERFKLVVVGGGGVGKSALTIQFIQSYFVSDYDPTIEDSYCKICTVDGKETRLDILDTAGQEEFGAMREQYMRSGEGFLLVFALNDRGSFHEVQKFHTQILRVKDRDDFPMVLVGNKVDLEQQRVISREDAQAFARENRIHYMEASAKNRYNVDEAFLELVHIIRRFQEMESPPPTTHHTGKQKRKGCPCVIL, encoded by the exons ATGAgcggagaagaagaaagattcaaactggtggtggtgggaggaggaggggtggggaaGAGCGCTCTGACCATCCAGTTCATCCAG TCCTACTTTGTGTCAGACTACGACCCCACCATCGAAGACTCCTACTGCAAGATCTGCACTGTGGATGGAAAGGAGACCCGGCTGGACA tCCTGGACACAGCAGGTCAGGAGGAGTTTGGTGCGATGAGGGAGCAGTACATGCGCTCAGGAGAAGGCTTCTTATTGGTGTTCGCTCTCAACGATCGGGGCAG CTTCCATGAGGTCCAGAAATTCCACACCCAGATCCTGAGGGTGAAGGACCGAGATGACTTCCCCATGGTGCTGGTTGGAAACAAAGTCGACCTGGAGCAACAAAGAGTG ATCTCCAGGGAGGACGCCCAAGCATTCGCCAGAGAGAACAGGATCCACTACATGGAGGCGTCGGCGAAGAATCGCTACAATGTGGATGAAGCCTTCCTGGAGCTGGTGCACATTATCAG acGATTTCAGGAGATGGAGAGTCCCCCTCCTACAACCCATCACACagggaaacagaagagaaaagGCTGTCCCTGTGTCATCCTCTAA
- the LOC114440476 gene encoding dual specificity protein phosphatase 16, whose translation MVWSRESEAERPPLSVILPRLYLGAERDVTQDQLASLGISYVLSVSRCSPQPSFLPRSRYLRIPIDDSLWDDLLPWIPQALSFIDAAMSSGASVLVHCAAGISRSPALAVAYIMYSLEMDLDHAYRFVKERRPSISPNFNFLGQLQHFQGALSQKASGGDFIQQLDNRLPSINHHSQSSHNSTDTAVSEHSAHNKDQTQHKDSLSDTSGNQQQKLWTLNLNQQQQVQTSCHETSPSTPCEPIKPAKKPTLQLQLPSCSASLAEKRKSLTLSLTPLGMSPPSPTSSKQESGETTSSKTVHSRETGERLEAKTPSNTGSCGQAAEVKEQGLLSPFSFTLNKLLDWGERVLLGGVFVHNVRMGQPALPYRC comes from the exons ATGGTTTGGTCCCGGGAGAGTGAAGCGGAGCGGCCTCCGCTGTCCGTCATCCTGCCGCGGCTCTACCTCGGAGCTGAGAGAGACGTGACGCAG gaccaGCTGGCCTCTCTGGGTATCTCCTACGTGCTGAGTGTGAGCCGCTGCAGCCCTCAGCCCTCCTTTCTGCCACGCTCCAGATATCTTCGCATCCCCATTGATGACTCCCTGTGGGATGACCTGCTGCCCTGGATCCCACAGGCGCTGAGCTTCATCG atgcAGCCATGTCCTCTGGGGCCTCGGTGTTGGTGCACTGTGCTGCAGGAATCTCTCGCTCCCCGGCTCTGGCTGTGGCCTACATCATGTACAGTCTGGAAATGGACCTGGACCACGCCTACAG GTTTGTGAAAGAGCGCCGGCCCTCCATTTCCCCTAACTTCAACTTTTTGGGTCAGCTGCAGCACTTCCAGGGTGCTCTGAGTCAGAAGGCCTCTGGTGGTGACTTCATCCAGCAGCTGGACAATCGCCTTCCGTCCATCAACCACCACTCCCAGAGCAGTCATAACAgcactgacactgctgtcagtgagCACTCGGCACACAACAAAGACCAAACACAGCATAAAGACTCTCTCTCAGATACAAGTGGAAACCAACAGCAGAAACTTTGGACTCTTAATTTGAACCAGCAGCAACAAGTCCAGACATCATGTCATGAGACTTCACCTTCAACCCCTTGTGAGCCCATCAAACCAGCCAAAAAGCCCACACTACAACTACAACTCCCATCATGCTCTGCTTCTCTAGCAGAGAAACGTAAAAGCCTCACCCTCTCTCTGACCCCTTTGGGAATGAGCCCTCCATCCCCGACAAGCAGCAAACAGGAGTCAGGAGAGACCACATCATCAAAAACTGTCCACAGCAGGGAGACGGGAGAGAGACTGGAGGCAAAGACACCGAGCAACACTGGCTCCTGTGGGCAGGCGGCTGAAGTGAAGGAGCAGGGCCTGCTGTCCCCTTTCAGCTTCACtctcaacaagctgctggacTGGGGGGAGAGGGTGCTGCTGGGAGGGGTGTTTGTCCACAATGTGAGGATGGGACAGCCCGCATTACCATACAGGTGCTGA